From one Catenuloplanes nepalensis genomic stretch:
- a CDS encoding M16 family metallopeptidase: MAATRYPVERLTLANGLRVVLAPDRSAPVVGVAVVYDVGIRSEPEGRTGFAHLFEHLMFQGSANLEKLAHFRHVQGSGGTFNGSTHLDYTDYFEVLPSNALERALFLEADRMRGPRLTEENLRNQVDVVKEEIRVNVLNQPYGGFPWLTLPPVMFDTFPNAHDGYGSFTDLESATVPDAADFFERYYANGNAVLSVAGDFDVAEATALIERHFNSVPARPAPVRPSFTEPDLTAERRESYTDRLAPLPAVAAAWRVPDPIDDFAGYLPYVVLAEVLTDGDASRLVERLVLKDRSVTSIGGYLGFMGEPFEVRDPTALLLQAHLPPGGDTDKLLASIDEELNRLAEDGLTAGELARTQARMATHLLRDTDAVLSRTLRMAVLEQQRGEPELLNQLPVLLGDVTEEQIRAAAATLRPQRRATVEVIPGAAR; encoded by the coding sequence ATAGCCGCGACGCGGTACCCGGTCGAGCGCCTGACGCTCGCCAACGGACTGCGCGTCGTTCTGGCCCCCGATCGCAGTGCCCCCGTGGTCGGCGTGGCCGTCGTCTACGACGTGGGCATCCGCTCCGAACCGGAAGGACGCACCGGCTTCGCCCACCTCTTCGAGCACCTGATGTTCCAGGGCTCGGCGAACCTGGAGAAGCTGGCGCACTTCCGGCACGTGCAGGGCTCGGGTGGCACGTTCAACGGCTCCACCCACCTGGACTACACGGACTACTTCGAGGTGCTGCCGAGCAACGCGCTCGAGCGCGCGCTCTTCCTCGAGGCCGACCGGATGCGCGGCCCCCGCCTCACCGAGGAGAACCTGCGCAACCAGGTCGACGTGGTCAAGGAGGAGATCCGGGTCAACGTGCTGAACCAGCCGTACGGCGGTTTCCCCTGGCTGACGCTGCCGCCGGTCATGTTCGACACGTTCCCGAACGCGCATGACGGCTACGGCTCGTTCACCGACCTGGAGAGCGCCACCGTCCCGGACGCGGCCGACTTCTTCGAGCGGTACTACGCGAACGGCAACGCGGTGCTCTCCGTGGCCGGCGACTTCGACGTGGCCGAGGCGACCGCGCTGATCGAGCGGCACTTCAACAGCGTCCCGGCGCGGCCCGCACCGGTCCGGCCGTCCTTCACGGAGCCGGACCTGACCGCGGAGCGCCGAGAGTCGTATACGGACAGGCTCGCGCCGCTGCCCGCCGTGGCCGCGGCCTGGCGGGTGCCGGACCCGATCGACGACTTCGCCGGCTACCTGCCCTACGTGGTGCTCGCCGAGGTGCTGACCGACGGTGACGCGTCCCGGCTGGTCGAGCGCCTGGTGCTGAAGGACCGGTCGGTCACCAGCATCGGCGGCTACCTCGGCTTCATGGGCGAGCCGTTCGAGGTGCGCGACCCCACCGCGCTGCTGCTCCAGGCACACCTGCCACCGGGCGGCGACACGGACAAGCTGCTCGCCAGCATCGACGAGGAGCTGAACCGGCTGGCCGAGGACGGCCTGACCGCGGGCGAACTGGCCCGCACCCAGGCACGCATGGCCACCCACCTGCTGCGCGACACGGACGCGGTGCTCAGCCGAACCCTCCGGATGGCGGTCCTGGAACAGCAGCGCGGCGAGCCGGAGCTGCTGAACCAGCTGCCCGTGCTGCTCGGCGACGTCACCGAGGAGCAGATCCGGGCGGCCGCGGCCACCCTCCGGCCGCAGCGCCGGGCCACCGTCGAGGTCATTCCGGGAGCGGCGCGATGA
- a CDS encoding UvrD-helicase domain-containing protein, which translates to MTDQPALFTAPERPRRIRADAGPRFTPGELARLLHLHPPTPEQAAIISAPVEPLLVVAGAGSGKTETMAARVVWLVANGFVRPEQILGLTFTRKAAGELAHRVRTRLGQLVRRLGREIAGEPTVATYHSYAARVVTEHGLRGGFEPSTRLLTEASRWQLVDMTVRNFPGDLGVVGRAPGTITDAVLALSGELAEHLVSTDELASWTGRFIGEVGSLPGSPGKPVRDVLGRQQARLGVLPLVRAYEARKLELEAMDFGDQMARAARVARDHPEVGRVERDRYRVVLLDEYQDTSHAQVVMLRALFGDGHPVTAVGDPCQSIYGWRGASAGTLDRFPVDFRHRNGHSAEAAALTRSWRNRPEILEIANVLSLPLRSAGARVAALRPTPGTAEPLGGHTVRAALLLTHDAEADWIADEIVRAWQAAGEDDTALPEEIPVEKRPTTAVLVRLRSQIPAIEDALRARGVPVEVVGLGGLLDTPEVRDVVCTLRVLADPADGASLLRLLTGPRWRIGPRDLVALHRRAQRLARDRAADADPEEAVIRDPLDEATLVEALADLGAPQQFSAEGYQRLHAYAAELDLLRERLDAPLPDLVADTERTIGLDVEVAVRASAAGDAGLARAHLDALGDVAARFAGEADGGTLSGFLAFLAAAEEEERGLAPGQVDVVEGAVQILTAHAAKGLEWDVVAVAGLTREVWPGPVRGSDHYLAGIGVLPFPLRGDRDGLPTLDLSGAETSRDVAGALDRFAQDWKEHDEREERRLAYVAVTRPRRLLLCSGFWWGDRVVKPRGASVFLEEIRASCRAGHGDVPVWEPPPEPGATNPGASSTVRVEWPADPLGSRRPALEEAADLVRELLAADAAPVAESEPEIHVSPLEAALGAPPAPSTVEEQPPPADSSPPGEPSPSGEPPSGEPPPGGSPSWGEPPSEAAASGTGAAGEGEPHAADPAEEAEIAGWRREADLLLAERAEHAHRDGPLEVALPGHLSVSQLVTLRRDPQSLARALRRPMPAAPAPYARRGTAFHSWLEQRFGTVRLFDLDELPGAADDGAADDAELSELQARFLAGEWADRTPIEVEVPFATVIGGVVVRGRMDAVFAALGGRFDVVDWKTGAQPSGEAAQAAAVQLAAYRLAWAALAGVPVEHVRAAFHYVRDDVTVRPADLLDRDALTELIGSVPYPGGN; encoded by the coding sequence GTGACCGATCAGCCCGCCCTCTTCACCGCCCCCGAGCGGCCCCGCCGGATCCGGGCCGACGCCGGTCCCCGGTTCACGCCGGGCGAGCTGGCCCGGCTGCTGCACCTGCATCCGCCCACGCCGGAGCAGGCCGCGATCATCTCCGCGCCGGTGGAGCCGCTGCTGGTGGTGGCCGGCGCCGGGTCCGGCAAGACCGAGACCATGGCCGCGCGCGTGGTCTGGCTGGTGGCGAACGGCTTCGTCCGCCCGGAGCAGATCCTCGGCCTGACGTTCACCCGCAAGGCCGCGGGCGAGCTCGCGCACCGGGTGCGGACCCGGCTCGGCCAGCTGGTCCGCCGCCTGGGCCGGGAGATCGCGGGCGAGCCGACCGTGGCGACGTACCACTCGTACGCGGCCCGGGTGGTCACGGAGCACGGCCTGCGCGGCGGGTTCGAGCCGTCCACCCGGCTGCTCACCGAGGCGTCCCGCTGGCAGCTGGTCGACATGACCGTCCGCAACTTCCCGGGCGACCTGGGCGTGGTCGGCCGCGCGCCGGGCACGATCACGGACGCGGTGCTGGCGCTCTCCGGCGAGCTGGCCGAGCACCTGGTCAGCACGGACGAGCTGGCGAGCTGGACCGGCCGGTTCATCGGCGAGGTGGGCAGTCTGCCGGGCAGCCCGGGCAAGCCGGTCCGGGACGTGCTCGGCCGGCAGCAGGCCCGGCTGGGCGTGCTGCCGCTGGTCCGGGCGTACGAGGCGCGCAAGCTGGAACTCGAGGCGATGGACTTCGGCGACCAGATGGCGCGCGCGGCCCGGGTCGCCCGCGACCATCCGGAGGTCGGCCGCGTCGAGCGGGACCGGTACCGGGTGGTGCTGCTCGACGAGTACCAGGACACCAGCCACGCGCAGGTGGTGATGCTGCGCGCGCTGTTCGGCGACGGCCACCCGGTGACCGCGGTCGGCGACCCGTGCCAGTCCATCTACGGCTGGCGCGGCGCGAGCGCGGGCACTCTGGACCGATTTCCCGTTGATTTCAGGCATAGGAACGGGCACAGCGCCGAGGCCGCGGCGCTCACGCGATCATGGCGCAACCGCCCGGAGATCCTGGAGATCGCGAACGTGCTGTCCCTTCCCCTGCGCAGCGCGGGTGCGCGGGTCGCGGCGCTGCGGCCGACGCCGGGCACGGCCGAACCGCTCGGCGGGCACACGGTCCGGGCCGCGCTGCTGCTCACGCACGACGCGGAGGCGGACTGGATCGCCGACGAGATCGTCCGGGCCTGGCAGGCCGCGGGGGAGGACGACACCGCGCTCCCGGAGGAGATCCCGGTCGAGAAGAGGCCGACCACCGCGGTGCTGGTCCGGCTGCGCAGCCAGATCCCGGCGATCGAGGACGCGCTGCGCGCCCGCGGCGTACCCGTGGAGGTCGTGGGTCTGGGTGGTCTGCTGGACACGCCCGAGGTGCGCGACGTGGTCTGCACGCTGCGGGTGCTGGCCGACCCGGCCGACGGCGCGTCGCTGTTGCGGCTGCTGACCGGCCCGCGCTGGCGGATCGGCCCGCGCGACCTGGTGGCGCTGCACCGGCGCGCGCAGCGGCTGGCGCGTGACCGGGCCGCGGACGCCGACCCCGAGGAGGCGGTGATACGGGATCCGCTGGACGAGGCCACGCTGGTCGAGGCGCTGGCCGACCTGGGCGCACCGCAGCAGTTCTCGGCCGAGGGCTACCAGCGGCTGCACGCGTACGCGGCCGAGCTGGACCTGCTCCGCGAACGCCTCGACGCGCCGCTGCCGGACCTGGTCGCGGACACCGAACGCACGATCGGCCTGGACGTGGAGGTCGCGGTGCGCGCGTCCGCGGCCGGGGACGCCGGCCTGGCCCGCGCCCACCTGGACGCGCTCGGCGACGTGGCCGCGCGGTTCGCCGGCGAGGCCGACGGCGGCACGCTCTCCGGCTTCCTCGCGTTCCTGGCCGCGGCCGAGGAGGAGGAGCGCGGGCTCGCGCCCGGCCAGGTCGACGTGGTCGAGGGCGCGGTGCAGATCCTCACCGCGCACGCGGCGAAGGGCCTGGAGTGGGACGTGGTCGCGGTCGCCGGGCTGACCAGGGAGGTCTGGCCGGGTCCGGTCCGCGGGTCCGACCACTACCTCGCGGGCATCGGCGTGCTGCCGTTCCCGCTGCGCGGCGACCGGGACGGGCTGCCCACACTGGACCTGTCCGGCGCGGAGACGTCTCGGGACGTGGCCGGCGCGCTGGACCGGTTCGCGCAGGACTGGAAGGAGCACGACGAGCGGGAGGAGCGGCGGCTCGCCTACGTCGCGGTGACCCGGCCCCGGCGGCTGCTGCTCTGCTCCGGCTTCTGGTGGGGCGACCGGGTGGTGAAGCCGCGCGGTGCGTCCGTCTTCCTGGAGGAGATCCGCGCCTCCTGCCGGGCCGGTCACGGGGACGTCCCGGTCTGGGAGCCGCCCCCGGAGCCGGGAGCGACGAACCCAGGAGCATCCTCGACGGTACGGGTGGAGTGGCCCGCCGATCCGCTCGGCTCCCGCCGGCCCGCGCTGGAGGAGGCGGCCGACCTGGTTCGCGAGCTGCTCGCGGCCGATGCGGCGCCGGTGGCGGAGTCCGAGCCGGAGATCCACGTGAGCCCGCTGGAGGCGGCCCTCGGCGCGCCTCCGGCACCGTCCACGGTGGAGGAACAACCACCACCGGCCGATTCGTCGCCGCCTGGAGAGCCGTCGCCGTCGGGAGAGCCGCCGTCGGGAGAGCCGCCGCCTGGGGGGTCGCCGTCGTGGGGAGAGCCGCCGTCGGAGGCTGCCGCGTCCGGGACCGGGGCGGCGGGCGAGGGGGAGCCGCATGCGGCGGATCCGGCCGAGGAGGCGGAGATCGCGGGCTGGCGGCGGGAGGCGGACCTGCTGCTGGCCGAGCGCGCCGAGCACGCGCACCGCGACGGCCCGCTGGAGGTGGCGCTGCCCGGCCATCTCTCCGTCTCCCAGCTGGTCACGCTGCGCCGGGACCCGCAGTCGCTGGCCCGCGCGCTGCGCCGCCCGATGCCGGCCGCGCCCGCGCCCTACGCACGCCGGGGCACCGCGTTCCACAGCTGGCTGGAGCAGCGCTTCGGCACGGTCCGGCTGTTCGACCTGGACGAGCTGCCCGGTGCCGCGGACGACGGTGCCGCGGACGACGCCGAGCTGTCCGAGTTGCAGGCCCGCTTCCTGGCCGGGGAGTGGGCGGACCGGACACCGATCGAGGTGGAGGTGCCGTTCGCGACCGTGATCGGCGGCGTGGTGGTGCGGGGCAGGATGGACGCGGTCTTCGCCGCGCTCGGCGGCCGGTTCGACGTGGTCGACTGGAAGACCGGCGCGCAGCCGTCCGGCGAGGCGGCGCAGGCGGCCGCGGTGCAGCTGGCGGCCTACCGGCTGGCCTGGGCCGCGCTGGCCGGGGTGCCGGTGGAGCACGTGCGGGCCGCGTTCCACTACGTGCGGGACGACGTGACGGTCCGTCCGGCGGACCTGCTGGACCGGGACGCCCTCACCGAGTTGATCGGCTCCGTCCCGTACCCCGGGGGGAATTGA
- a CDS encoding ABC transporter ATP-binding protein, translating into MTSTQAPARAAVTLDGVTKVYGRGAEAVLALDGLDLTVRPGEFVCLVGASGCGKSTLLNLVAGLDSPSGGSIEVAGGARPGLMFQESALFPWLSVGANVELPLKLRKLDRAQRRDRVAELLRTVHLGDFGKHRPHQLSGGMRQRVALARTLALDTPVLLMDEPFGALDAMTRDILHDELERIYLERELTVLFVTHNVREAARLADRIVLLSSRPGRIIHETTVDAPRPRRIDAPEVAAIAADVTDRLRKEVIRHGQ; encoded by the coding sequence ATGACCAGCACGCAGGCACCGGCCCGGGCCGCGGTCACCCTCGACGGGGTGACCAAGGTCTACGGCCGCGGCGCTGAGGCCGTCCTCGCACTGGACGGCCTCGACCTCACGGTCCGGCCCGGCGAGTTCGTCTGCCTGGTCGGCGCGTCCGGCTGCGGCAAGAGCACGCTGCTCAACCTGGTCGCCGGCCTGGACTCGCCGTCCGGCGGCTCGATCGAGGTGGCCGGCGGCGCGCGGCCCGGCCTGATGTTCCAGGAGTCCGCGCTCTTCCCCTGGCTGAGCGTGGGCGCGAACGTGGAGCTGCCGCTCAAGCTGCGCAAGCTCGACCGGGCGCAGCGCCGGGACCGGGTCGCGGAGCTGCTGCGCACCGTGCACCTGGGCGACTTCGGCAAGCACCGGCCGCACCAGCTCTCCGGCGGCATGCGGCAACGCGTGGCGCTGGCCCGCACGCTCGCGCTGGACACCCCGGTGCTGCTGATGGACGAGCCGTTCGGCGCGCTGGACGCGATGACCCGGGACATCCTGCACGACGAGCTGGAGCGCATCTACCTGGAGCGCGAGCTGACCGTGCTGTTCGTGACGCACAACGTGCGCGAGGCGGCCCGGCTGGCCGACCGGATCGTGCTGCTCTCCAGCCGGCCCGGCCGGATCATCCACGAGACCACGGTCGACGCGCCGCGGCCCCGGCGGATCGACGCGCCCGAGGTCGCCGCGATCGCGGCCGACGTCACCGACCGCCTGCGGAAGGAGGTGATCCGCCATGGCCAGTGA
- a CDS encoding sulfite exporter TauE/SafE family protein → MRKLILLALVGLGAQLVDGSLGMAYGVTSTTLLLAIGTNPAAASATVHLAEIGTTLVSGASHWRFGNVDWKVVAKIGIPGGVGAFAGATFLSSLSTEVAAPVMALILLALGLYILIRFTAWGLPRGRLGQPLRNRFLTPLGLFGGFVDSTGGGGWGPVGTPAILASGRLEPRKVIGSIDTSEFIVAVAASIGFLIGIGSENIDFAWVAALLLGGVIAAPIAAWLVRHIPPRILGAAVGGIIILTNTRSLLRSDWIDAPDAVRYPVYAVIYLVWAGAIAYSWRQYRAYRDLETVEAIDAEAEKQRATAS, encoded by the coding sequence ATGCGAAAACTCATCCTGCTCGCCCTGGTCGGGCTGGGCGCGCAACTCGTCGACGGCAGCCTCGGCATGGCGTACGGCGTCACCTCCACCACTCTCCTGCTCGCGATCGGCACCAACCCGGCCGCGGCCTCCGCGACCGTGCACCTCGCGGAGATCGGCACCACGCTGGTCTCCGGCGCGTCGCACTGGCGGTTCGGCAACGTCGACTGGAAGGTCGTCGCGAAGATCGGCATCCCGGGCGGCGTCGGCGCGTTCGCCGGGGCGACGTTCCTGTCCAGCCTCTCCACCGAGGTCGCGGCGCCGGTGATGGCGCTGATCCTGCTCGCGCTCGGCCTCTACATCCTGATCCGGTTCACCGCGTGGGGCCTGCCCAGGGGCCGGCTCGGGCAGCCGCTGCGCAACCGCTTCCTGACGCCGCTCGGCCTGTTCGGCGGCTTCGTCGACTCCACCGGCGGCGGTGGCTGGGGCCCGGTCGGCACGCCCGCGATCCTGGCCAGCGGACGGCTGGAACCGCGCAAGGTGATCGGCTCGATCGACACCAGCGAGTTCATCGTGGCGGTCGCGGCCAGCATCGGCTTCCTGATCGGCATCGGCAGCGAGAACATCGACTTCGCCTGGGTGGCGGCGCTGCTGCTCGGCGGCGTGATCGCGGCGCCGATCGCGGCCTGGCTGGTCCGGCACATCCCGCCGCGGATCCTGGGCGCGGCGGTCGGCGGCATCATCATCCTGACCAACACGCGGTCGCTGCTGCGCAGTGACTGGATCGACGCGCCGGACGCGGTGCGGTACCCGGTCTACGCCGTGATCTACCTGGTCTGGGCGGGCGCCATCGCGTACTCGTGGCGGCAGTACCGGGCGTACCGCGACCTGGAGACCGTGGAGGCGATCGACGCCGAGGCGGAGAAGCAGCGGGCCACGGCGTCCTGA
- a CDS encoding ABC transporter substrate-binding protein: MSSLRLRTLAAAVALATATVGALAACGGAGEAAGADGGPVTLRLGYFPNITHASAVVGVEKGIFQDKLGSNVTLETKTFNAGPAAVEALFSDAIDATYIGPNPTVNAHSKSNGEAVRVVSGSASGGVALVVKPEINGVEDLKGKKIATPQLGNTQDVAFRYWLKEKGLTATKEGGGDVSIVPQENAQTVETFASGAIQGAWVPEPFVSRLVNAGGKVLVDERDLWPDNKFVITNLIVSTKFLKAHPDVVKALVAGQVASNDYLHENEADSQKAISDHIGKITGKPLDLELIAQAWKTIEFTNDPIASSLATGLDHAVAVELTQPVDLKGLYDLSYLNEALKAAGEAEVPQP, from the coding sequence ATGAGCTCTCTTCGGCTGCGAACCCTGGCCGCCGCCGTGGCACTCGCCACGGCCACCGTGGGCGCGCTCGCCGCCTGCGGTGGCGCAGGCGAGGCCGCCGGCGCGGACGGCGGCCCGGTCACGCTGCGGCTCGGATACTTCCCGAACATCACGCACGCCTCCGCCGTCGTGGGCGTCGAAAAGGGCATCTTCCAGGACAAGCTGGGCAGCAACGTCACGCTCGAGACCAAGACCTTCAACGCCGGCCCGGCCGCGGTCGAGGCGCTCTTCTCGGACGCGATCGACGCCACCTACATCGGGCCGAACCCGACCGTGAACGCGCACTCCAAGTCGAACGGCGAGGCGGTCCGGGTGGTCTCCGGCTCCGCGTCCGGCGGCGTCGCGCTGGTGGTCAAGCCGGAGATCAACGGCGTCGAGGACCTCAAGGGCAAGAAGATCGCCACGCCGCAGCTGGGCAACACGCAGGACGTGGCGTTCCGCTACTGGCTGAAGGAGAAGGGGCTCACCGCCACCAAGGAGGGCGGCGGCGACGTCTCGATCGTGCCGCAGGAGAACGCGCAGACGGTGGAGACGTTCGCCAGCGGCGCGATCCAGGGCGCCTGGGTGCCGGAGCCGTTCGTGTCCCGCCTGGTCAACGCGGGCGGCAAGGTCCTCGTCGACGAGCGCGACCTGTGGCCGGACAACAAGTTCGTGATCACCAACCTGATCGTCAGCACCAAGTTCCTGAAGGCGCACCCGGACGTGGTCAAGGCGCTGGTCGCCGGCCAGGTCGCGTCGAACGACTACCTGCACGAGAACGAGGCGGACTCGCAGAAGGCGATCTCCGACCACATCGGCAAGATCACCGGTAAGCCGCTGGACCTGGAGCTGATCGCACAGGCCTGGAAGACGATCGAGTTCACCAACGACCCGATCGCGTCCTCGCTGGCCACCGGCCTGGACCACGCGGTCGCGGTGGAACTCACCCAGCCGGTCGACCTGAAGGGGCTGTACGACCTGTCGTACCTGAACGAGGCGCTGAAGGCCGCGGGCGAGGCCGAGGTCCCGCAGCCATGA
- a CDS encoding RrF2 family transcriptional regulator encodes MYVSARSDYAVRAMLAIAELGGRELVKAAALATEQDIPLSFLQGILLDLRRAGLLHSHRGVEGGYALARPADEITVGDVLRAVSGTLTMVRGLPADAAGYHGVAAGLTDVWLAVHEAIEEVVDTATLADLLTRSRAATTTS; translated from the coding sequence ATGTACGTCTCGGCGCGCAGTGACTACGCCGTCCGGGCGATGCTGGCCATCGCCGAGCTGGGTGGCCGGGAGTTGGTGAAGGCCGCCGCGCTCGCCACCGAGCAGGACATCCCGCTCAGCTTCCTCCAGGGCATCCTGCTGGACCTGCGCCGGGCCGGGCTGCTGCACAGCCATCGAGGCGTCGAGGGCGGGTACGCGCTCGCCCGTCCCGCGGACGAGATCACGGTCGGCGACGTCCTGCGGGCGGTGAGCGGCACCCTGACCATGGTCCGCGGCCTGCCCGCGGACGCCGCCGGCTATCACGGCGTCGCGGCCGGCCTGACCGACGTCTGGCTGGCCGTGCACGAGGCGATCGAGGAGGTCGTCGACACGGCCACGCTGGCGGACCTGCTGACCCGGTCCCGCGCGGCCACGACCACCTCGTGA
- a CDS encoding ABC transporter permease yields MASDTLVTDKKDAISGLDALEIAGREKGPSRLSKIWFQTWPKLTAIALAVLAWQVVVWSGWKPAYVLPGPDIVLPDLWEYVRSEAFWSGVGTTARRAGVGFAAAVGVGLLLGLAVASSRILRAALGSMITALQTMPSIAWFPLAIMLYQLSEQAIFFVVVLGAAPSIANGVLHGVDYVPPLLRRAGHNIGARGLDLYRYVIAPAALPAIVAGLKQGWAFAWRSLMAGELLVVIATKTSIGAQLQYARELSDTERLISIMITILVFGLVADAAFGAADRAIRRRWGLLDRNS; encoded by the coding sequence ATGGCCAGTGACACGCTCGTCACCGACAAGAAGGACGCGATCTCCGGCCTCGACGCGCTGGAGATCGCCGGCCGGGAGAAGGGCCCGTCCCGGCTCAGCAAGATCTGGTTCCAGACCTGGCCGAAGCTCACCGCCATCGCGCTGGCCGTGCTGGCCTGGCAGGTCGTGGTCTGGTCCGGCTGGAAACCGGCGTACGTGCTCCCCGGTCCGGACATCGTCCTCCCCGACCTGTGGGAGTACGTACGGTCCGAGGCGTTCTGGTCCGGCGTCGGCACCACCGCGCGGCGGGCCGGCGTCGGCTTCGCGGCCGCGGTCGGGGTGGGCCTGCTGCTCGGCCTCGCGGTCGCCAGCAGCCGGATCCTGCGCGCCGCGCTCGGCTCGATGATCACCGCGCTGCAGACCATGCCGTCGATCGCCTGGTTCCCGCTGGCCATCATGCTCTACCAGCTCAGCGAGCAGGCGATCTTCTTCGTGGTGGTGCTCGGCGCCGCGCCCTCGATCGCGAACGGCGTGCTCCACGGCGTGGACTACGTGCCACCGCTGCTGCGCCGGGCCGGGCACAACATCGGCGCCCGCGGCCTCGACCTGTACCGGTACGTCATCGCGCCGGCCGCGCTGCCGGCCATCGTCGCCGGGCTCAAGCAGGGCTGGGCGTTCGCCTGGCGCAGCCTGATGGCCGGCGAGCTGCTCGTGGTGATCGCTACCAAGACCTCGATCGGCGCGCAGCTGCAGTACGCCCGCGAACTCAGCGACACCGAGCGACTCATCTCGATCATGATCACGATCCTGGTCTTCGGCCTGGTGGCGGACGCCGCGTTCGGTGCCGCGGACCGGGCCATCCGGCGCCGCTGGGGCTTGCTGGACCGCAACAGCTGA